In a genomic window of Roseiflexus castenholzii DSM 13941:
- a CDS encoding glucosidase family protein: MPSKHLSRRAALSAAATFAALASIPSAFAQEGVALVARRAVVAPLQPVEVDVRIPGYTGPAAVILFDSRKRFAGVAEGHVENGIGTLIAVPRGAPGAQWVALFASGRFVAANPALFSLDARTEIWTGQERFDRFVPNAAAIFAAATLSYTFNGAFFHGYRSPDSPLIWLRDHVYAQRGARYFDADLKTAFDDFRRYQQPDGSFPDFLPRPPWTDRALRVPVEADVEYLYVQGVYEAWQATGDDAWMRSHLEPMRRAVTYSLQHPLRWDAERGLIKRPFTIDTWDFEYGSTTTDPETGKPAPRHWIDDKTIWGVFHGDNTGMAQALTMLARMEERVGDATLARVWRDVAAGLIRNLNALSWNGRFFRHHVPFQSFDIPGVDRERQLSLSNAYALNRGVLTVQQGQAIIDEYIERSKTMRAFAEWFSIDPPFPPGSFGLAGRSGELPGAYVNGGIMPITGGELARGAFRYGNETYGFAILEHYWLRMLSRGRTFLWYHPDGAEGVGSDDTIPTDAWGTAAMFTALIEGAAGIEDQGIAMRDVIVSPRWGAAGLTSAYVSARYPASDGYLAYAWRQHPRRIDLDLSGVFDRARVRVLLPQDTPGSVEALVNGVPVPHTIETLRASRYVIIDVADMAVVQVQVRW; this comes from the coding sequence GCTTGTTGCCCGTCGCGCGGTGGTTGCGCCGCTCCAACCGGTCGAGGTTGACGTGCGCATTCCCGGATACACCGGTCCTGCTGCCGTTATCCTGTTCGACAGCCGCAAACGGTTCGCCGGCGTTGCCGAAGGACACGTCGAGAACGGCATTGGAACCCTGATCGCCGTGCCGCGCGGCGCGCCCGGTGCGCAGTGGGTGGCGTTGTTCGCCTCTGGTCGATTCGTCGCCGCCAATCCGGCGCTGTTCTCACTCGATGCGCGCACCGAAATCTGGACCGGGCAGGAACGCTTCGACCGGTTTGTGCCGAATGCGGCTGCCATATTTGCTGCTGCCACGCTGTCGTACACCTTCAATGGCGCATTCTTTCACGGTTACCGTTCGCCCGACAGCCCGCTGATCTGGTTGCGCGACCACGTGTACGCACAACGCGGCGCGCGCTACTTCGACGCCGATCTCAAAACCGCCTTTGACGACTTTCGCCGCTACCAGCAACCGGATGGCAGTTTCCCCGATTTCCTGCCGCGCCCTCCATGGACTGATCGCGCGCTCCGGGTGCCGGTCGAAGCCGACGTTGAGTACCTCTACGTCCAGGGAGTGTACGAAGCCTGGCAGGCGACTGGCGACGATGCCTGGATGCGTAGCCACCTGGAACCGATGCGGCGCGCCGTGACGTACTCGTTGCAGCACCCGCTGCGCTGGGACGCCGAACGTGGTCTGATCAAGCGCCCTTTCACCATTGACACCTGGGATTTCGAGTACGGTTCGACGACGACCGACCCGGAAACGGGCAAGCCTGCGCCGCGCCACTGGATCGACGACAAGACGATCTGGGGCGTTTTTCACGGCGACAACACCGGCATGGCACAGGCGCTGACGATGCTGGCGCGGATGGAAGAGCGCGTCGGCGATGCAACCCTGGCGCGTGTCTGGCGTGATGTTGCCGCCGGTCTGATACGCAACCTGAATGCGCTCAGTTGGAACGGGCGCTTCTTCCGCCATCATGTCCCCTTTCAGTCCTTCGACATCCCCGGCGTTGATCGGGAGCGGCAGTTGAGCCTCTCGAACGCCTATGCGCTCAACCGTGGCGTGCTCACCGTTCAGCAGGGGCAGGCGATCATCGACGAATATATCGAACGCTCGAAGACTATGCGCGCATTCGCGGAATGGTTTAGCATCGATCCGCCCTTTCCACCGGGAAGTTTCGGGCTTGCGGGGCGCAGCGGCGAACTCCCCGGCGCGTATGTCAACGGCGGCATCATGCCGATCACCGGCGGCGAACTGGCGCGCGGCGCATTTCGCTACGGCAACGAAACCTATGGCTTCGCCATTCTCGAACACTACTGGCTGCGCATGCTCAGTCGCGGGCGCACCTTTCTCTGGTACCATCCCGACGGCGCAGAAGGGGTCGGCTCCGATGACACCATTCCGACCGATGCGTGGGGGACGGCTGCGATGTTTACTGCGCTGATCGAGGGCGCTGCCGGCATCGAGGATCAGGGCATCGCCATGCGCGATGTAATCGTCAGCCCTCGCTGGGGCGCCGCTGGTCTGACCTCGGCGTATGTCTCGGCGCGCTACCCGGCGAGCGACGGGTATCTGGCGTATGCCTGGCGTCAGCATCCGCGCCGTATCGACCTCGACCTGAGCGGGGTCTTTGATCGCGCGCGAGTGAGGGTGCTGCTGCCGCAGGACACGCCGGGATCGGTCGAAGCGCTGGTCAACGGTGTGCCCGTGCCGCATACCATCGAAACCCTGCGCGCCAGCCGGTATGTCATCATCGACGTAGCGGATATGGCAGTTGTTCAGGTACAGGTGCGCTGGTAG